The Nitratidesulfovibrio sp. SRB-5 genome includes a window with the following:
- a CDS encoding PAS domain-containing sensor histidine kinase, whose protein sequence is MPERFIATALTAVFIGVLVISGVAYRYTRGAAEEMAGAQMVQALELLDRDVSGRVRDIARRTVLVSQEEVLQLALEDSYLGRSARVSAQRRLDAFVQVGGFSHLLLADRAGMVVLATLPLDGDRMNISGRDTFRSAMRGVSALELVEKSRLTGGAVLVTAEPVRGSDGEVAGIVAAITAMDVFARDILDSVHLGAAGGAYILSGTGRLLARPAWAGPEDFSPDARLLEMLLAGDGAVPGANLAPQAVRRAGRQHLITFRRNAATDWFLVVEADEGDILAPARRLAAASGGISLVTLACVALALGALQRAMARLRRSEDRFSSLFRLSPDSVLLVAPESGVVEDVNDAAAAAFGLSRQAVAGRRVGDLGIFPDDSVRQGVWARLKDEGTIRNVEVAGRAPDEGDGPDGAGGPDGAGGREVFHSLSGQAMDIGGRSLFMLVLRDVTELKKMQAVMIQTEKMISVGGIAAGIAHEINNPLGAIMQASQNMQQRMNTVLPANIAAAQEVGLDLDALQRYLRIRKVDRFIEDIRAAGIRAASIIRHMLDFSRGSAARSTACDLRGLMDRAVNLAASDYDLKKNYDFRKIRIDIHVADNLPPVPCVETEVEQVLLNLLRNAAQALAGMDPRRDDPRIVLRAFALEGWLRLEVEDNGPGMTPEVQRRIFEPFYTTKPPGVGTGLGLSVSYFIITKGHEGRMDVESRPGEGSVFRVDLPLDGLSTGAGPSRREDGGDAPPDDTALS, encoded by the coding sequence ATGCCCGAGCGGTTCATCGCCACGGCGCTCACTGCGGTGTTCATCGGGGTGCTGGTCATTTCCGGCGTGGCCTATCGCTATACCCGCGGCGCGGCAGAGGAAATGGCCGGTGCGCAGATGGTGCAGGCGCTGGAGTTGCTGGACCGCGACGTATCCGGGCGGGTGCGCGACATCGCGCGGCGTACTGTCCTTGTCAGCCAGGAAGAGGTGCTGCAACTGGCGCTGGAGGATTCGTACCTGGGGCGCTCCGCGCGGGTGTCGGCCCAGCGCAGGTTGGATGCCTTCGTGCAGGTTGGCGGGTTCAGCCATCTGCTGCTGGCCGATCGGGCAGGAATGGTGGTGTTGGCCACCCTGCCACTGGACGGGGACCGGATGAATATTTCCGGTCGCGATACGTTCCGGTCGGCCATGCGGGGTGTCTCTGCCCTGGAACTGGTGGAGAAATCGCGGCTTACCGGGGGGGCGGTGCTGGTCACCGCAGAACCCGTGCGAGGTTCCGATGGCGAGGTGGCGGGCATTGTGGCGGCCATTACCGCCATGGATGTCTTTGCGCGGGACATTCTGGACAGCGTGCATCTGGGCGCGGCGGGCGGTGCGTACATCCTGAGCGGTACGGGGCGGCTGCTGGCACGCCCCGCGTGGGCCGGGCCCGAGGATTTTTCGCCCGACGCACGACTGCTGGAAATGCTGCTCGCGGGTGACGGCGCGGTGCCGGGCGCCAACCTGGCCCCCCAGGCGGTGCGGAGGGCGGGACGGCAACACTTGATCACGTTCCGGCGCAACGCGGCCACCGACTGGTTTCTGGTGGTCGAGGCGGACGAAGGGGACATCCTGGCCCCGGCGCGCCGTCTGGCTGCGGCCAGCGGGGGCATATCGCTGGTCACGCTGGCCTGCGTGGCGCTGGCGCTGGGCGCGCTGCAACGGGCCATGGCCCGGTTGCGCCGGTCCGAGGACCGTTTTTCCAGCCTGTTCCGCCTTTCGCCGGACAGCGTTCTGCTGGTGGCGCCGGAGAGCGGCGTGGTGGAAGACGTCAACGATGCCGCTGCCGCCGCGTTCGGCCTGTCTCGCCAGGCCGTGGCGGGCCGCAGGGTGGGGGATCTGGGCATTTTTCCCGACGATTCCGTGCGGCAAGGCGTGTGGGCGCGGCTGAAGGACGAAGGAACCATCCGCAACGTGGAAGTGGCGGGGCGCGCCCCGGATGAGGGGGACGGGCCAGATGGGGCAGGCGGGCCAGATGGGGCAGGCGGGCGGGAAGTGTTCCATTCCCTCTCCGGCCAGGCCATGGACATCGGCGGCAGATCCCTGTTCATGCTGGTGCTGCGCGACGTGACCGAACTGAAGAAGATGCAGGCGGTGATGATCCAGACCGAGAAGATGATTTCGGTGGGGGGCATTGCGGCGGGCATCGCCCACGAGATCAACAACCCTCTCGGCGCCATCATGCAGGCTTCGCAGAACATGCAGCAGCGCATGAACACCGTGCTGCCCGCCAATATCGCCGCGGCGCAGGAGGTGGGGCTGGACCTTGATGCCCTGCAACGCTACCTGCGGATACGCAAGGTCGACCGGTTCATCGAGGACATCCGGGCGGCGGGCATTCGTGCCGCGTCCATCATCCGGCACATGCTGGACTTCAGCCGTGGCAGCGCCGCACGCAGCACCGCCTGCGACCTGCGGGGGCTGATGGACCGCGCCGTGAACCTTGCGGCCAGCGACTACGACCTGAAGAAGAACTACGATTTCAGAAAGATCCGCATAGACATTCACGTGGCGGATAACCTGCCCCCGGTGCCCTGCGTGGAGACGGAGGTGGAACAGGTGCTGTTGAATCTGCTGCGCAACGCGGCGCAGGCACTGGCGGGCATGGACCCGCGCCGCGACGACCCGCGCATCGTGCTGCGCGCCTTTGCGCTGGAGGGGTGGCTGCGCCTGGAGGTGGAGGACAACGGCCCCGGCATGACGCCGGAGGTGCAGCGCCGCATCTTCGAGCCGTTCTATACCACCAAGCCGCCCGGGGTGGGCACGGGGCTTGGCCTGTCGGTGTCGTACTTCATCATTACCAAGGGGCACGAGGGGCGCATGGACGTGGAGTCGCGCCCTGGCGAGGGCAGCGTGTTCCGCGTCGACCTGCCCTTGGACGGGCTGTCCACGGGGGCAGGGCCTTCCCGGCGTGAAGACGGCGGGGATGCCCCTCCGGACGATACAGCCCTGTCCTGA
- a CDS encoding catalase — MTKHKLTTNAGAPVPDNQNAMTAGPRGPMLLQDVWFLEKLAHFDREVIPERRMHAKGSGAYGTFTVTHDITRYTKAALFSKIGKKTDLFVRFSTVAGERGAADAERDIRGFAIKFYTEQGNWDLVGNNTPVFFLRDPLKFPDLNHAVKRDPRTNMRSAKNNWDFWTSLPEALHQVTVVMSDRGIPASYRHMHGFGSHTFSFISPDNQRYWVKFHLRTQQGIRNLTDAEAEAIVARDRESHQRDLYDSIERGDFPKWTMYVQVMPEKDAEKLPYHPFDLTKVWFHKDYPLIEVGVLELNRNPENYFAEVEQAAFNPANVVPGISFSPDKMLQGRLFSYGDAHRYRLGVNHHLIPVNAARCPVHSYHRDGAMRVDGNHGSTLAYEPNSYGEWQEQPDFAEPPLAIKGDAAHWNFREDDADYYDQPGRLFRLMTPQQQDELFQNTARAMGDAPEEIKRRHVGNCAKADPAYGAGVAKALGLKM, encoded by the coding sequence ATGACGAAGCACAAGCTCACCACCAACGCAGGCGCCCCGGTACCCGACAACCAGAACGCCATGACCGCCGGGCCGCGCGGCCCCATGCTGCTGCAAGACGTGTGGTTTCTGGAAAAACTGGCCCACTTCGACCGCGAGGTGATCCCCGAGCGGCGCATGCATGCCAAGGGGTCCGGCGCGTACGGCACCTTCACCGTCACCCACGACATCACCAGGTACACCAAGGCCGCCCTGTTCTCGAAAATCGGCAAGAAGACCGATCTGTTCGTGCGCTTCTCCACCGTGGCGGGCGAGCGCGGCGCCGCCGACGCGGAACGCGACATCCGGGGCTTCGCCATCAAGTTCTACACTGAACAGGGCAACTGGGACCTGGTGGGCAACAATACCCCGGTCTTCTTCCTGCGCGACCCGCTGAAATTCCCCGACCTGAACCACGCCGTGAAGCGCGACCCGCGCACCAACATGCGCAGCGCGAAGAACAACTGGGACTTCTGGACATCCCTGCCCGAGGCGCTGCACCAGGTCACCGTGGTCATGAGCGACCGGGGCATTCCCGCCAGCTACCGGCACATGCACGGATTCGGCAGCCACACCTTCAGCTTCATCAGCCCGGACAACCAGCGCTACTGGGTAAAGTTCCACCTGCGCACCCAGCAGGGCATCAGGAACCTGACCGACGCCGAGGCCGAGGCCATCGTGGCCAGGGACCGCGAAAGCCACCAGCGCGACCTGTACGACAGCATCGAACGCGGCGACTTCCCCAAGTGGACCATGTACGTGCAGGTCATGCCCGAAAAGGACGCGGAAAAGCTGCCCTACCACCCCTTCGACCTGACCAAGGTGTGGTTCCACAAGGACTACCCGCTCATCGAGGTGGGCGTGCTGGAACTGAACCGCAACCCGGAAAACTACTTCGCCGAAGTGGAACAGGCCGCGTTCAACCCCGCCAACGTCGTGCCGGGCATCAGTTTTTCGCCCGACAAGATGTTGCAGGGCCGCCTGTTCTCCTACGGCGACGCGCACCGTTACCGCCTAGGCGTGAACCACCACCTGATCCCGGTCAACGCCGCGCGCTGCCCGGTGCACAGCTATCACCGCGACGGGGCCATGCGCGTTGACGGCAACCACGGCAGCACCCTGGCCTACGAGCCCAACAGCTACGGCGAATGGCAGGAGCAGCCCGACTTCGCGGAGCCGCCCCTGGCCATCAAGGGCGATGCCGCGCACTGGAACTTCCGCGAGGACGACGCCGACTACTACGACCAGCCCGGACGCCTGTTCCGCCTGATGACCCCGCAGCAGCAGGACGAGCTGTTCCAGAACACCGCGCGGGCCATGGGCGATGCGCCGGAAGAGATCAAGCGCCGCCACGTGGGCAACTGCGCCAAGGCCGACCCGGCCTATGGCGCGGGCGTGGCCAAGGCCCTGGGCCTGAAGATGTAG
- a CDS encoding Fur family transcriptional regulator, giving the protein MDTRTRLASLLERLRDNGHRLTPQRVAIVRALIEHDGHPTVEQLHQSILPDFPTTSLATVYKTIALLKEDGEVLELGFGELGSRYDGRHPEPHPHLICTRCGAIADYSLQELDELVARMAAATGFAVTSHRFDMFGLCPACRGAAHPANTDTQPDTPADTPPLRG; this is encoded by the coding sequence ATGGATACCCGCACCCGCCTCGCCTCCCTGCTGGAACGCCTGCGCGACAACGGACACCGGCTCACCCCCCAGCGGGTGGCCATCGTCCGCGCCCTGATCGAACACGACGGCCACCCCACGGTGGAACAACTGCACCAGTCCATCCTGCCGGACTTTCCCACCACCAGCCTGGCCACGGTGTACAAGACCATCGCCCTGTTGAAGGAAGACGGCGAGGTGCTGGAACTGGGCTTTGGCGAACTGGGCAGCCGCTACGACGGCAGGCACCCGGAACCGCACCCCCACCTGATCTGCACCCGCTGCGGGGCCATCGCCGACTATTCGTTGCAGGAACTGGACGAACTGGTGGCGCGCATGGCCGCCGCAACGGGCTTTGCCGTGACCAGCCACCGATTCGACATGTTCGGGCTGTGCCCTGCCTGCCGGGGGGCTGCCCACCCAGCCAATACGGACACCCAGCCCGACACGCCAGCCGACACGCCCCCCCTCCGGGGCTGA
- a CDS encoding TerC family protein: MSGYMLWGGFNLFVLVLLAFDLGVLHRKDKEMSLSGALWMSLAYFALALAFGGGVFMFMGEQKGLEYITGYLIEKSLSVDNIFVFVLVFTHFAVPAALQYRVLFWGILGALAMRAGLILAGAAILNAFHWVIYVFGGFLVITGIKMLLAADSEPDLSGNRVVRLFRRHFRLTEGYEGGHFVVRKNGLLHATPLLVVLVIIEFSDLVFALDSIPAIFAVSTDPFIVYTSNVFAILGLRALYFALAGVIHRFRYLKYGLSLVLVFIGAKMIVNAAFDAKIISTGAALLVTFGIIAGSMLISMVKTRGAGAAAQAAPPLGWVPGTPRKNERSTDNTGKTPR, encoded by the coding sequence ATGTCCGGCTACATGCTTTGGGGCGGCTTCAACCTCTTCGTGCTCGTTCTGCTGGCCTTCGACCTTGGCGTGCTGCACCGCAAGGACAAGGAGATGTCCCTGTCCGGCGCGCTGTGGATGAGCCTTGCCTATTTCGCGCTGGCGCTGGCCTTCGGCGGCGGCGTGTTCATGTTCATGGGCGAGCAGAAGGGGCTGGAATACATCACCGGCTACCTCATCGAAAAAAGCCTGAGCGTGGACAACATATTCGTGTTCGTGCTGGTGTTCACCCATTTCGCGGTGCCCGCCGCCTTGCAGTACCGGGTGCTGTTCTGGGGGATTCTGGGGGCGCTGGCCATGCGCGCCGGGCTTATCCTGGCCGGGGCGGCCATCCTGAATGCCTTCCACTGGGTGATCTACGTGTTCGGCGGGTTTCTGGTCATCACCGGCATCAAGATGCTGCTGGCGGCCGACAGCGAGCCGGACCTTTCCGGCAACCGGGTGGTGCGGTTGTTCCGCCGCCACTTCCGCCTGACGGAAGGATACGAGGGCGGGCATTTCGTGGTGCGCAAGAACGGCCTGCTGCACGCCACCCCGCTGCTGGTGGTGCTTGTAATCATAGAATTCTCCGACCTGGTCTTCGCGCTGGATTCCATCCCCGCCATCTTCGCCGTGTCCACCGACCCGTTCATCGTCTACACCTCCAACGTGTTCGCCATCCTGGGCCTGCGGGCGCTGTACTTCGCCCTGGCGGGGGTCATCCACCGCTTCCGCTATCTCAAGTACGGCCTGTCGCTGGTGCTGGTGTTCATCGGTGCCAAGATGATCGTCAACGCCGCCTTCGACGCCAAGATCATTTCCACTGGCGCGGCCCTGCTGGTGACCTTCGGCATAATCGCCGGGTCCATGCTGATTTCCATGGTAAAGACACGCGGCGCGGGCGCGGCGGCACAGGCCGCTCCGCCCCTGGGTTGGGTGCCGGGCACCCCGCGCAAAAATGAACGGTCTACCGACAACACCGGCAAGACCCCGCGTTGA
- a CDS encoding TraR/DksA family transcriptional regulator: MREETIAVVRRRLKQEIRDLREALDRWRGLQGVEDASDPERMPDVEGMTYRSWKQRTETRLQVLRATLERLDDEDFGYCDDCGNEIPAARLLAVPTTTRCVHCMSAREERGAQARPMVF, translated from the coding sequence ATGCGCGAAGAAACCATTGCCGTGGTACGGCGCAGGCTGAAGCAGGAAATCCGCGACCTGCGCGAGGCCCTGGACCGCTGGCGCGGCTTGCAGGGCGTGGAGGATGCGAGCGACCCCGAGCGGATGCCCGACGTGGAAGGCATGACCTACCGGTCGTGGAAGCAGCGTACCGAAACACGCTTGCAGGTGCTGCGCGCCACGCTGGAGAGGCTGGACGACGAGGACTTCGGCTACTGCGACGACTGCGGCAACGAGATTCCCGCCGCGCGGCTGCTGGCCGTGCCCACCACCACCCGCTGCGTGCACTGCATGTCCGCGCGCGAAGAGCGCGGGGCGCAGGCCCGGCCCATGGTGTTTTGA
- a CDS encoding fused MFS/spermidine synthase — translation MLDAIMFLSGTMVMVLEMVGARLLAPHLGTSVIVWTSLIGVVLASLSAGYWLGGRLADRTLSRRTLSRILAGAALSVLAVALAHGRVVGWVAGALDSLHVAAVVAAVLLFAVPGVLCGMVSPYVVRLALSDMDTSGAVVGRLYAVSTTGSILGTFLGGMVLVSWFGSTLILHGVAACLLGASLLAHPRAPLARLALLAGVGALAWASHAYAAFAERYYGVRVTETPYNHIRVYDATQAGRPLRLLATDPGRYQSAAYPDDMAELALPYTRFYALGPALVPGARRVLMLGGGGYSVPKWLLSGRAGLNADTLRVDVVELDPGMTGVARQHFGLADDARLRIFHEDARAFLNRRAQARAGQGAGAASTAEAGVSGDGGALGDGSGAARYDLIFTDIFNSYYSVPFHVGTVEAARRMRALLADDGAVVMNIISAAGGEDGRLFRAIRAAFAASFADVRVYAVATADSVDYVQNLMLVARPTGGPSEVPAAALTPEVREMLARRLELPASDDVPPLTDEYAPVERYALGLVRWR, via the coding sequence ATGCTCGACGCGATCATGTTCCTGTCCGGCACCATGGTCATGGTGCTCGAAATGGTGGGGGCGCGCCTGCTGGCCCCGCACCTTGGCACCTCGGTCATCGTCTGGACCAGCCTCATCGGCGTGGTGCTGGCCAGCCTGAGCGCGGGCTACTGGCTGGGCGGGCGCCTGGCCGACCGCACCCTGTCGCGGCGCACCCTGTCGCGTATCCTGGCCGGGGCCGCGCTGTCCGTGCTGGCCGTGGCCCTGGCGCATGGCCGGGTGGTGGGCTGGGTGGCCGGGGCGCTGGATTCGCTGCATGTGGCCGCCGTTGTGGCCGCCGTGCTGCTGTTCGCCGTGCCGGGCGTGCTGTGCGGCATGGTGTCGCCCTACGTGGTGCGCCTGGCCCTGTCGGACATGGACACCTCTGGCGCGGTGGTGGGGCGGCTGTACGCCGTGTCCACCACGGGCAGCATCCTGGGTACCTTTCTGGGTGGCATGGTGCTGGTTTCGTGGTTCGGCAGCACGCTGATCCTGCACGGGGTGGCCGCCTGCCTGCTGGGGGCCTCGCTGCTGGCGCACCCCCGCGCGCCGCTGGCCCGGCTGGCGCTGCTGGCCGGGGTGGGCGCGCTGGCCTGGGCCTCGCACGCCTATGCCGCCTTTGCCGAACGCTACTACGGGGTGCGGGTGACCGAGACGCCGTACAACCACATCCGGGTCTACGACGCCACCCAGGCCGGGCGGCCCCTGCGCCTGCTGGCCACCGATCCGGGGCGTTACCAGTCCGCCGCCTATCCCGACGACATGGCCGAACTGGCCCTGCCGTACACCCGCTTCTACGCGCTGGGCCCGGCGCTGGTGCCCGGCGCGCGCCGGGTGCTCATGCTGGGCGGCGGCGGGTATTCCGTGCCCAAGTGGCTGCTTTCCGGGCGGGCCGGGCTGAACGCGGATACGCTGCGGGTGGACGTGGTGGAACTGGACCCCGGCATGACCGGGGTGGCCCGCCAGCACTTCGGCCTGGCGGACGACGCGCGGCTGCGCATCTTTCACGAGGACGCGCGGGCCTTCCTGAACCGGCGGGCGCAGGCCCGGGCCGGGCAGGGTGCCGGTGCGGCCAGTACGGCAGAGGCAGGCGTCTCCGGGGATGGGGGCGCCTTGGGGGATGGGAGCGGCGCGGCCCGCTACGACCTGATCTTCACCGACATCTTCAATTCGTACTATTCCGTGCCGTTCCATGTGGGCACGGTGGAGGCGGCCCGCCGCATGCGCGCGCTGCTGGCCGACGACGGGGCCGTGGTCATGAACATCATCTCCGCCGCAGGGGGCGAGGACGGGCGGCTGTTCCGGGCCATCCGCGCGGCGTTCGCCGCCTCGTTCGCGGATGTGCGGGTGTATGCCGTGGCCACCGCCGATTCCGTGGACTACGTGCAGAACCTGATGCTGGTGGCTCGCCCGACAGGAGGGCCGTCGGAGGTGCCCGCCGCCGCCCTGACACCCGAGGTGCGCGAGATGCTGGCCCGTAGGCTGGAACTGCCCGCCAGCGACGACGTGCCCCCGCTGACCGACGAATACGCCCCGGTGGAGCGGTATGCGCTGGGACTGGTGCGCTGGCGATAG
- a CDS encoding CreA family protein has translation MHLRTRTARPRAVALAAARDDTFFAALLASVVLLLLLAMLALAAPARADDSEVGCVTTEWKLLGANHQVCVFAFQDPRIPGVSCFISQAKTGGISGSLGLAEDPSNFSVSCSQTGPITIPDKLPAKENVFKESTSVFFKATRVTRLWDKDRNTLVYLAVSRKIIDGSPYNSVSTVPVRP, from the coding sequence ATGCATCTCCGTACCCGCACCGCCCGCCCCCGCGCCGTGGCCCTTGCCGCCGCCCGCGACGACACCTTTTTCGCTGCCCTGCTGGCCTCCGTCGTGCTGCTTCTGCTGCTGGCCATGCTGGCCCTTGCCGCGCCCGCGCGCGCCGACGACAGCGAGGTGGGCTGCGTGACCACCGAATGGAAGCTGCTGGGCGCCAACCATCAGGTGTGCGTCTTCGCCTTCCAGGATCCGCGCATTCCCGGCGTGTCGTGCTTCATCAGCCAGGCCAAGACCGGCGGCATCAGCGGCAGCCTGGGCCTGGCGGAAGACCCGTCCAACTTCTCCGTTTCGTGCAGCCAGACCGGCCCCATCACCATTCCGGACAAGCTGCCCGCCAAGGAAAACGTGTTCAAGGAATCGACCTCGGTGTTCTTCAAGGCCACGCGGGTAACCCGATTGTGGGACAAGGACCGCAACACCCTGGTCTACCTGGCGGTAAGCCGCAAGATCATCGACGGATCCCCGTACAACTCGGTGTCCACGGTGCCGGTGCGTCCGTAG
- a CDS encoding DUF5334 family protein, which yields MAALLSLTLPCAAMAWDGFDTESGHLVEVDVDAVPMRGEIVDVFDCDTKETATLMVDAVKNNARTVELTVRESDTGRTRILVMEAR from the coding sequence TTGGCCGCTTTGCTGTCCCTGACCCTGCCCTGCGCCGCCATGGCGTGGGACGGCTTTGACACCGAATCGGGCCATCTCGTGGAAGTCGACGTGGACGCCGTGCCCATGCGCGGCGAGATCGTCGACGTGTTCGACTGCGACACCAAGGAGACAGCCACGCTGATGGTGGACGCCGTGAAGAACAACGCCCGCACCGTGGAACTCACGGTGCGCGAGTCCGACACCGGGCGCACGCGCATCCTGGTGATGGAAGCCCGCTAG
- the msrB gene encoding peptide-methionine (R)-S-oxide reductase MsrB → MFATHSTARPTRRSPGARPRLLSRVAARLTRARHHRPGREPADAAGSLPAHGRIRTREGLPDLLWLLLAVLLFALLAGQPGVAAQQPTSASGATVPGMAASDAAPLPTHAPNAAPDIAPHTAPDARHDASGIKGDIPMTTSAPWQRFSKPADKELRARLTPLQYEVTQKEGTERAFHNEYWDEKRQGIYVDVVSGEPLFLSSDKYDSGTGWPSFTRPVAPDAVTEHVDRTLWMVRTEVRSRIAGSHLGHVFPDGPAPTGQRYCMNSAALRFVPQEAMQAEGYGEFLGMLP, encoded by the coding sequence ATGTTCGCTACCCACTCCACGGCACGTCCCACCCGCCGCTCTCCGGGCGCCAGGCCGCGCCTGCTCTCGCGCGTTGCCGCCCGCCTGACGCGCGCCCGGCACCATCGTCCCGGCCGGGAACCGGCGGACGCCGCCGGGTCTCTCCCCGCCCATGGCCGCATCCGCACGCGCGAAGGCCTGCCCGACCTGCTCTGGCTGTTGCTGGCCGTATTGCTGTTCGCCCTGCTGGCAGGCCAGCCGGGCGTGGCGGCGCAGCAGCCCACATCGGCATCCGGCGCAACGGTGCCCGGCATGGCCGCATCCGATGCCGCCCCCCTTCCGACACACGCCCCGAACGCCGCGCCGGACATCGCGCCCCATACCGCGCCAGACGCCAGACACGACGCATCCGGGATCAAGGGAGACATTCCCATGACCACATCCGCACCATGGCAGCGCTTTTCCAAGCCCGCAGACAAGGAACTGCGCGCCCGCCTCACCCCCCTGCAATACGAGGTCACCCAGAAGGAAGGCACCGAACGCGCCTTCCACAACGAATACTGGGACGAAAAGCGCCAGGGCATCTACGTGGACGTGGTGTCGGGCGAGCCGCTGTTCCTTTCGTCCGACAAGTACGATTCGGGCACCGGCTGGCCCAGCTTCACCCGGCCCGTGGCCCCGGACGCGGTGACCGAGCACGTGGACCGCACCCTGTGGATGGTGCGCACCGAAGTGCGCAGCCGCATTGCCGGGTCGCACCTGGGGCACGTGTTTCCCGACGGCCCGGCCCCCACGGGGCAACGCTACTGCATGAATTCCGCCGCGCTGCGCTTTGTCCCGCAAGAGGCCATGCAGGCCGAGGGCTACGGGGAATTCCTCGGGATGCTGCCGTAA